The genomic region CCGACCCGGCCGGTGCCGACGTGCACTCCGCGACGGACTGAGCGCAGGACCCTGGCAGGCGACGTGACCCGGTTGTCCCCTGGCGACGTCGCCTGCTGGGTGCTCAAGACCAGTCGCCCGCCCGCAGAGCTGCCTCCGGCTGGGCGGCCACGATTACGCGGCTCCTGGACCGTTGCGTGAGCCCCTCTTACCGCCTGGACCTCATGGCCGTGGGACAGCCGAGCTTGCTCTGGCTCAGCGGCCGGGACCGGCCCGGTGTGCACGCGCTGGGTGAGGTCGCCGGGGACGTCGAGGACCGCGGCGAAGGCCCGGCCGTTCCGCTGCGGCTCACGCTGCTCCCCGAGCCGATCCCGCGGTCGGACCTCCTGGCCGATCCGCGGGTGCGCGACGCGGAGGTGCTCCGCATGCCCGCCGGCAGCAACCCGTCCTGGCTGTCGCCCGAGCAGTTCGCCGCCGTGCTGGACCGGGCCAATGAGATCTGCCTGGGACGATGGACGGCGTGAACCGGAACCGTCTCCGCTGGGGCGCCATCGCCTGGCTGCTGACCCTGCAGTTCTTCGTGCTGGAGACGCTCGCCCAGCGGCGGTTCGAGGGCTCCTACTCGCGCGTCGATGACGTCATCAGCGCCCTGGGCGCCTCCGACTCCGCCGGCCGCGAGCTGATGAACGCGTCCTTCGTCGTCCAGGCTGCGCTGATCCTGGCCGGGGCGCTGCTGCTCCGCCCGGCCCTGCTCCGCGGCGCCGCTCAGGCGGTTCCGTACCTGCTGGGTGCCGCGTCGCTCGGCGTCCTGCTGGTCGGCGTGTTCCCGACCGACGGGAACTCGACCCTGCACGCGGTCGGCGCCGTCCTCTACTTCGTGGGCGGCGGCCTGGGCCTGGTCGCCCTGGCCTACGCGGTGCGCCCCCGGTCGGAGGCCCTCGGCACG from Blastococcus colisei harbors:
- a CDS encoding DUF998 domain-containing protein, whose amino-acid sequence is MDGVNRNRLRWGAIAWLLTLQFFVLETLAQRRFEGSYSRVDDVISALGASDSAGRELMNASFVVQAALILAGALLLRPALLRGAAQAVPYLLGAASLGVLLVGVFPTDGNSTLHAVGAVLYFVGGGLGLVALAYAVRPRSEALGTTLALLGLIATAATAFFLTGVTSYLGEGSTERVAAYPLPLGLALVAAALWRLGPLDAGAAPEEAARPGRREERAHARGERAARARERDEALEASARRKSETRPDDAEELEDPWAGSSRRE